Proteins encoded in a region of the Diospyros lotus cultivar Yz01 chromosome 9, ASM1463336v1, whole genome shotgun sequence genome:
- the LOC127809625 gene encoding uncharacterized protein LOC127809625 isoform X2 yields the protein MKLAASDPSKPLTPGRKAVIEKHLRNCFTEFRTPKHPTYAAMIYKALLGLKDDGGSTEGSISEFIRKEYDNLPWAHFTYLKHNLKKLCDSESTKQVQKHKGKKLNGRASQGRKNKVKENIQCEGEYMVVFQGPNQVQDQHDQVIEEWNIPVEPHNNLIEELSVLQARKLDKQSILIGKQNQPEEQVMGLEHIEPNQLEDASPERSPGFEFVTVQELSKLQERPLLEGSPLLCSQQKNPKTHLETRRIPVDMPFNAEQLNEEKRCEQIYLKVPQGTPDTFLPPSTSKKPAGLATDAYLVEQEQQPMSSNQEMQIELELATTERLSRTERIISEVQHQQVLDKPQCRQLRQRPPKFEAAATITKDEWLAQSHRPRAHHYLENMQPPNRGKLQQLKQALAEESTQGEKQRSKLNSRLKLLFSFPERAKSCIDSQREPGHQTVISSSESAEGQWDKQLQKKPCRGQSQTLHPKSEATATATPLEPTQDQDKEQQHPAPKRCRRCCKSSHNSEQQHLEQTRSETRGRSPNQKPGDATSNNLLLLENQLQTYKRRGKERQQRLDKVK from the exons ATGATATACAAGGCACTATTGGGACTGAAGGATGATGGAGGCTCCACTGAGGGATCCATATCAGAGTTTATTAGGAAGGAGTATGACAATTTGCCTTGGGCTCATTTCACTTATCTGAAACATAATCTAAAGAAGCTTTGTGATAGTG AGTCGACAAAGCAGGTGCAGAAGCATAAGGGGAAGAAATTAAATGGGCGAGCCAGCCAGGGTAGAAAGAATAAAGTTAAAGAGAACATTCAATGCGAAGGAGAATATATGGTAGTGTTTCAAGGGCCAAACCAAGTACAAGATCAACATGATCAAGTGATTGAAGAATGGAATATACCAGTGGAACCACATAACAATCTGATTGAAGAATTAAGTGTGCTACAAGCTCGAAAGCTAGACAAACAAAGTATTCTCATTGGAAAACAGAACCAACCTGAAGAACAGGTCATGGGTTTAGAGCATATAGAGCCAAATCAACTAGAAGATGCAAGCCCTGAAAGATCTCCCGGGTTTGAGTTTGTGACAGTTCAGGAATTGTCCAAGTTACAGGAGAGACCACTTCTAGAAGGGTCTCCATTACTTTGTTCTCAGCAGAAGAATCCAAAAACCCACCTGGAAACAAGGAGGATACCTGTTGATATGCCTTTCAATGCAGAGCAGCTTAATGAGGAGAAGCGATGTGAGCAAATATATTTAAAGGTGCCTCAAGGTACACCTGATACATTCTTGCCTCCTTCGACATCAAAAAAGCCTGCAGGTTTAGCTACAGATGCATATTTGGTTGAGCAAGAGCAGCAACCAATGTCCTCGAACCAAGAGATGCAGATAGAGCTTGAGCTAGCGACAACAGAGAGACTATCTCGAACAGAGAGGATAATATCGGAGGTGCAACACCAACAGGTGTTGGATAAGCCACAGTGCAGACAATTACGCCAACGGCCTCCTAAATTTGAAGCTGCTGCTACAATTACAAAAGATGAATGGTTGGCTCAAAGCCATCGGCCCAGGGCGCATCACTATCTGGAGAATATGCAGCCCCCAAATAGAGGAAAGCTGCAGCAGTTGAAACAGGCACTGGCAGAGGAATCAACTCAAGGAGAGAAACAGCGATCAAAACTCAACAGTAGGCTGAAgttgcttttttcttttccagaaCGAGCAAAGAGTTGTATTGATTCACAGAGAGAGCCTGGGCATCAAACAGTAATTTCAAGTTCTGAAAGCGCAGAGGGTCAGTGGGACAAACAGTTACAGAAAAAGCCATGCCGTGGGCAGTCACAGACTTTGCACCCCAAATCTGAAGCAACTGCCACTGCAACTCCATTAGAGCCTACACAAGATCAGGACAAGGAGCAGCAACACCCAGCTCCAAAAAGATGTCGGCGATGTTGTAAGTCTTCACATAATTCTGAGCAACAGCATCTGGAGCAAACAAGGAGTGAAACCCGAGGAAGGTCTCCTAACCAAAAACCAGGTGATGCAACAAGCAACAATTTGTTGCTTTTGGAGAACCAGTTGCAAACATACAAGCGCAGGGGCAAGGAAAGACAACAGAGGCTGGACAAAGTAAAATGA
- the LOC127809625 gene encoding uncharacterized protein LOC127809625 isoform X1, with protein MKLAASDPSKPLTPGRKAVIEKHLRNCFTEFRTPKHPTYAAMIYKALLGLKDDGGSTEGSISEFIRKEYDNLPWAHFTYLKHNLKKLCDSGEIVITSSNRYLLADGTMGLNSGLCSGPKPESTKQVQKHKGKKLNGRASQGRKNKVKENIQCEGEYMVVFQGPNQVQDQHDQVIEEWNIPVEPHNNLIEELSVLQARKLDKQSILIGKQNQPEEQVMGLEHIEPNQLEDASPERSPGFEFVTVQELSKLQERPLLEGSPLLCSQQKNPKTHLETRRIPVDMPFNAEQLNEEKRCEQIYLKVPQGTPDTFLPPSTSKKPAGLATDAYLVEQEQQPMSSNQEMQIELELATTERLSRTERIISEVQHQQVLDKPQCRQLRQRPPKFEAAATITKDEWLAQSHRPRAHHYLENMQPPNRGKLQQLKQALAEESTQGEKQRSKLNSRLKLLFSFPERAKSCIDSQREPGHQTVISSSESAEGQWDKQLQKKPCRGQSQTLHPKSEATATATPLEPTQDQDKEQQHPAPKRCRRCCKSSHNSEQQHLEQTRSETRGRSPNQKPGDATSNNLLLLENQLQTYKRRGKERQQRLDKVK; from the coding sequence ATGATATACAAGGCACTATTGGGACTGAAGGATGATGGAGGCTCCACTGAGGGATCCATATCAGAGTTTATTAGGAAGGAGTATGACAATTTGCCTTGGGCTCATTTCACTTATCTGAAACATAATCTAAAGAAGCTTTGTGATAGTGGTGAGATTGTTATAACTAGTAGCAACCGTTATTTGCTTGCTGATGGAACCATGGGCCTTAATTCTGGTCTTTGCTCTGGTCCTAAGCCAGAGTCGACAAAGCAGGTGCAGAAGCATAAGGGGAAGAAATTAAATGGGCGAGCCAGCCAGGGTAGAAAGAATAAAGTTAAAGAGAACATTCAATGCGAAGGAGAATATATGGTAGTGTTTCAAGGGCCAAACCAAGTACAAGATCAACATGATCAAGTGATTGAAGAATGGAATATACCAGTGGAACCACATAACAATCTGATTGAAGAATTAAGTGTGCTACAAGCTCGAAAGCTAGACAAACAAAGTATTCTCATTGGAAAACAGAACCAACCTGAAGAACAGGTCATGGGTTTAGAGCATATAGAGCCAAATCAACTAGAAGATGCAAGCCCTGAAAGATCTCCCGGGTTTGAGTTTGTGACAGTTCAGGAATTGTCCAAGTTACAGGAGAGACCACTTCTAGAAGGGTCTCCATTACTTTGTTCTCAGCAGAAGAATCCAAAAACCCACCTGGAAACAAGGAGGATACCTGTTGATATGCCTTTCAATGCAGAGCAGCTTAATGAGGAGAAGCGATGTGAGCAAATATATTTAAAGGTGCCTCAAGGTACACCTGATACATTCTTGCCTCCTTCGACATCAAAAAAGCCTGCAGGTTTAGCTACAGATGCATATTTGGTTGAGCAAGAGCAGCAACCAATGTCCTCGAACCAAGAGATGCAGATAGAGCTTGAGCTAGCGACAACAGAGAGACTATCTCGAACAGAGAGGATAATATCGGAGGTGCAACACCAACAGGTGTTGGATAAGCCACAGTGCAGACAATTACGCCAACGGCCTCCTAAATTTGAAGCTGCTGCTACAATTACAAAAGATGAATGGTTGGCTCAAAGCCATCGGCCCAGGGCGCATCACTATCTGGAGAATATGCAGCCCCCAAATAGAGGAAAGCTGCAGCAGTTGAAACAGGCACTGGCAGAGGAATCAACTCAAGGAGAGAAACAGCGATCAAAACTCAACAGTAGGCTGAAgttgcttttttcttttccagaaCGAGCAAAGAGTTGTATTGATTCACAGAGAGAGCCTGGGCATCAAACAGTAATTTCAAGTTCTGAAAGCGCAGAGGGTCAGTGGGACAAACAGTTACAGAAAAAGCCATGCCGTGGGCAGTCACAGACTTTGCACCCCAAATCTGAAGCAACTGCCACTGCAACTCCATTAGAGCCTACACAAGATCAGGACAAGGAGCAGCAACACCCAGCTCCAAAAAGATGTCGGCGATGTTGTAAGTCTTCACATAATTCTGAGCAACAGCATCTGGAGCAAACAAGGAGTGAAACCCGAGGAAGGTCTCCTAACCAAAAACCAGGTGATGCAACAAGCAACAATTTGTTGCTTTTGGAGAACCAGTTGCAAACATACAAGCGCAGGGGCAAGGAAAGACAACAGAGGCTGGACAAAGTAAAATGA